Genomic segment of Euleptes europaea isolate rEulEur1 chromosome 6, rEulEur1.hap1, whole genome shotgun sequence:
GAGAAAGTTCTGGCTCCAGTCAGCCTGTCCAGAACAGCAGCTTCCCCTTTCCATGAAAATATAAACGGCTGATGGTCCCACTTCCGCACTCTGTGCCAACAGATATGATTACTCGGCTATGATTATTCTGAGACTGTACAGCAACACCAATGTGATCTTTACATGGCTTGCCACTGACTGCCTCAAATATCTGGATGCTGAAGTTCACTACTTTTACTTGGGTAGTCTCTTAAGTTCTCCTGTGTGTACGTAATGCTTGGGAACAAATGTGTTTCGTCATTACCTTACTGAGAATTTCTATCCAGAGGCCAAAGTGTTCTGCAAGGACCAGTAAACATCAGTGTAATTAGCATGTTGTTTTGAATCTCAGACACTTGGGATCAAATGCCTGGTGAGCCACCAATGTTCTAGTTTCTTTCTCagtctgtggccttttatgcacgaaAGTttccccgctgactgctttggggcttttttttgattatgcatgacttttccgcTTGTCAGAGGTCcacttgctctccctgtgcgttttgcccacgttttccagattctggctaaaacggcacctggaaaacatgggcaaaccatgtggggagagcgaagcgacctctgacaggcagaaaagtcatgcataatcaaaaggaagccccgaagcagttgatgggggtgaccgcggggaaacaccctgcataaatggcctgtgttccCTGTCTGTAAAAATTTAATCCTATTTTATCCGTGAGAAGATACACAATATAGATCCATCAAGGACTACTAGCCATAGTGTCTAAAGGGAGCCCCCatattttatcttatttatttacattatttatattctgcttctctcactgaaactcaaggtggattacagagtgCAGGCCAAAAACACTCAACGGGATGGGAAGCCAATAACAGTAGAAGAAGGTTTTGGATTGCAGAATATGGATACAAGCAGAAATCTGTGGTCTTTATAGCAGCAAAATAGAGGGCAATGAAGCACCTCTTTGTAATTCTTTGCTCCAGTATGCCCCTTTTCTTTTAAACAAATGGTGCTGTGGCTCTGTTACAATTATTTGCATGTGATGGGTAGTTAACCCTTAAAACCATAACAACCAATCGGTGATCATATGTTTCTCTGATGCCGAACGGAACGCACAAGTTCCTTAAAAGTCAGAAAGCACAGGGAAAATATAGTAGTCCTTATATGACCAATATCGGAGGTTGTTTTCAATTGAAcagtttccatttttttgcttcTTACAcccagcattccaagagggcaacCTGATTCTAGCCACATCCTGTGCCCACGTAAATCAGCAAATTGTCTTGCACAGGATGTTGACGAAAGCCTTAGGATCACGGCCTGAGAgagatcctccccccaccctcttttaAACATCAAGGCTGATGTAGAGTGCTGCAGAACTTGTGGCACACTGTGGCACACTGTTTTTGTCgttcttttaaaaaggtattaAATTGGCTGTCGTTTTTTGATAtggaccaacatgactacccattatttctttattcacttataccccacttttctccccaatggggactcaaagtggcttacaatatctccccttctccattttatcctcacaacaaccctgtgaggtaggtttggctgagaatgCGTGGCTGGCAGATTGAGTAGATTCCTGATCATCTTCTTGTGAGGTCATCCAATTGTGCAATGTGTCCAGCATTCACACCCTCTCCATCTAATCCCATTCCGAACCCACTTCTTCCACAAACTTCCATAAAGCCTTCTTTATGGTATCCCATCCAAGACATGTGATCTCTCTGGGTAAGGACCATGCCACTCCCCagacagtgtggggtagtggtgaagagcggtggactctaatctggagaaccgggttggtttccccactcctacacacgaagccaactgggtgaccttgggctagtctcagctctcttagagctctctcagcctcacctatctcacagggtgtctgttgtggggaggggaagggcagatggttgtaagctggtttgcttcttccttaagtggtagagaaagttggcaagtaaaaaccaactcttcttcttcagtgtcaaCCACTCAGCTCTTAATGCTCAGCTGTGGCACAGCAAAAGGACCTAGCAGACTCCCCCATAAGTGCCTGGCACCCCAGGAATGTCTCAATGAAGACAATGCAGAAGGGCCGAGGGAGGTGATTCAGGGCGCCTGGGCGGGAGAGGCAGCGCTGGCCCCCGCAGCCTGGAGGTCACCGGCTTCCCCCCCAGCCTCCAGCCCGCGGCCAACTCCGAAGCACGCTCTCTCCCTCCAGTCCCGAAAGCGGCAGCTCTTGCAAGGCAGCCCAAGGTGGCTGGCCTGGCAGCGTCCAGTAGCTCCTCGCGCTTCCCCCCTCCTTCGGCTCCTGCTGCGGGGATCAGGCGGTCCTTGGCAGCAAGACGCCTTTGGAAAGTCGCGCGCATTCCTGGCGAGAGGCATCAATCTGCCGAAGGGGAGCGCGGAAAGGCTGCGCGCGGGCCCGGGGGCACTTTGGGACCaccaggaggggaggagggaagctcAGCCCCCTTTCCAGACGGCTATAAAGCCGGGGCCGGCACTCTGCTGCCGCCTCAGAGCACAGCCAGGAGGCCTCTCGGAGGGGTCAACAGGGGGCAAAAGGCGGGAAGAGCCAGCCGACCCCGGCTAgcagctctctcgctctctcactcactcacgcACGCACGCTCGACTTCAGGGGGCTCACATCGAGTCGAGGCCGTCCAACCCCTGAACACGACCGGCCCAGTCCCCCTGCCCCGAGACGCGGGGCTTTCCCGAGGGAAgcccgccggcctcgggcgccGCCCATGGGGCAAGCCCAGCGCCCGGAGGGGGAGCCGGCGCCGCTCCTGGGGAGCGCCGTGCAGCCGGCCCTGCTGCTCTCGtgcgcgctgctgctgctgcggctgcgGCCGCGGAGGGGCGCGGGGGCCCCCCCGGGCCGGGCCCCCCCCGGGCCGCCCGGCTGGCCGCTGCTGGGCAACGTGGCGCAGCTGGGCCGCCTGCCCCACCTCACCTTCTGCGAGCTGGCGCGGCGCTACGGGGCCGTGTTCCAGCTGCGCCTGGGGCTGCGCGCCGTGGTGGTGCTGAACGGCGAGGCGGCCATCCGGCAGGCGCTGGTGCAGCGGGGCGCGCTCTTCGCCGGCCGGCCCGACTTCCCCTCCTTCCGCCTGGTGTCCGGCGGCCGCAGCCTGGCCTTCGGGCGCTACTCGGAGCGCTGGCGGGCGCagcggcgggcggcggcggccacgcTGCGCGCCTTCTGCACGGCCGGCGCGCCCGGGCTGCGCCTCTTCGAGCGGCACGTGGCGGCCGAGGCGCAGGAGCTGGTGGACGGGCTGGTggcgctgggcggcgggggcggctacGGGGACCCGGCGCCGCTGCTGACGGTGGCCAACGCCAACGTGATGTGCGCGCTGTGCTTCGGGCGGCGCTACCCGCACGGCGACGGCGAGTTCCGGGCGCTGCTGGGGCGCAACGACCGCTTCGGGCAGACGGTggcggcgggcagcctggtggacgTGCTGCCCTGGCTGCAGGCCTTCCCCAACCCGGTGCGCCGCGTCTTCCGCGACTTCCAGGCGCTCAACCGCGAGCTGCACGACTTCGTGCGCGCCCAGGTGGCGCCGCACCGGCGCACCTTCCGCCCGGGCGCCGCGCCGCGCCACATCAGCGACGCCGTGCTGGAGC
This window contains:
- the LOC130479475 gene encoding cytochrome P450 1B1-like → MGQAQRPEGEPAPLLGSAVQPALLLSCALLLLRLRPRRGAGAPPGRAPPGPPGWPLLGNVAQLGRLPHLTFCELARRYGAVFQLRLGLRAVVVLNGEAAIRQALVQRGALFAGRPDFPSFRLVSGGRSLAFGRYSERWRAQRRAAAATLRAFCTAGAPGLRLFERHVAAEAQELVDGLVALGGGGGYGDPAPLLTVANANVMCALCFGRRYPHGDGEFRALLGRNDRFGQTVAAGSLVDVLPWLQAFPNPVRRVFRDFQALNRELHDFVRAQVAPHRRTFRPGAAPRHISDAVLERLEHGPEARRRGLAGDCVEGTLTDLFGAGQDTTSTALAWVLLLLLKHPALRRQLQGDLDRVVGRARLPAAADRAALPRLEAFLYEALRYSSFVPLTIPHATTADVLLGGFRIPKDTVVFVNQWSVNHDPLRWKDPHVFDPARFLDAGQQALDRDLACRVLLFSLGQRRCIGDQLAKLQLFLFTAILLHQCDLQANPAERLTMDCEHGLALKPLPYTLAATRRGPRPHPQGERPAGVAGASS